The following proteins are co-located in the Cydia fagiglandana chromosome 2, ilCydFagi1.1, whole genome shotgun sequence genome:
- the LOC134679709 gene encoding cilia- and flagella-associated protein 298: MVILLVKRGDENQFLYETNVNCSVDDVVKDVTAIYNGRLKITRICYEMEELGKHGTFLPLEMQGLTEEQIKELKLEDPWAKRCAPMGYVECKDDMGRRCGLAPPPNLQEVLKKAAEAAKEFVHKKLVDHRKPLTQKDVTRALDELLGATKIVFPAGLPPHDPVRMELENVEDLAGTQAANEVLDPVKACLWACGKKLLSGNLLSDHLGKNDKTKVTVKLCSSSEHAPGREPVLSEDERKQLMLHAYRKQEEWKKLELDDDDHYLDSKWADGQGLKRAFHGMNDISWKPVVRK, from the exons ATGGTGATTCTCCTAGTAAAGAGAGGCGATGAAAACCAGTTCCTGTACGAAACCAACGTGAACTGTTCTGTGGATGATGTCGTGAAAGACGTGACGGCTATTTACAACGGCAGATTGAAGATCACCAGGATCTGTTACGAGATGGAGGAGCTTGGGAAACATGGGACGTTCCTGCCGCTTGAGATGCAGGGGTTGACAGAGGAGCAG ATAAAGGAGCTAAAACTAGAAGACCCCTGGGCAAAGCGCTGTGCACCCATGGGGTACGTGGAATGTAAAGATGATATGGGTAGGCGCTGCGGGCTTGCCCCACCGCCGAATCTTCAGGAGGTGTTGAAGAAAGCGGCGGAGGCGGCGAAGGAGTTTGTTCATAAGAAGTTG GTGGACCACCGTAAACCTTTAACCCAGAAGGACGTGACTCGCGCCCTGGACGAGCTCCTTGGAGCCACGAAGATCGTGTTCCCCGCTGGTCTTCCACCTCACGATCCAGTTCGCATGGAGCTGGAGAACGTTGAAGATCTAGCTGGAACGCAGGCTGCCAATGAGGTCTTGGATCCTGTGAAAGCTTGCTTATGGGCGTGTGggaaaaagttgctcagtggAAATCTCCTGAGTGACCATTTGG GTAAGAACGACAAAACCAAAGTGACCGTCAAGCTGTGCTCGTCATCTGAACACGCGCCCGGGCGAGAGCCAGTGCTGTCCGAAGATGAACGCAAGCAGCTCATGCTGCACGCCTACAG GAAACAGGAAGAATGGAAGAAGTTGGAACTGGACGATGATGACCACTACCTGGACTCCAAGTGGGCTGACGGCCAGGGCCTGAAGAGGGCGTTCCATGGCATGAATGATATCTCTTGGAAGCCTGTGGTTAGGAAGTAG